A stretch of the Panicum virgatum strain AP13 chromosome 9N, P.virgatum_v5, whole genome shotgun sequence genome encodes the following:
- the LOC120691011 gene encoding uncharacterized protein LOC120691011, with amino-acid sequence MAAEELVLLERDDKTVSLAVIPATTTPPSATASEAEVEAVTFRLVVEQSYRCGGGADEVDTMEDAACRVPLADLRDAAAVDRAFEELLAGLDHPTLRPEVAPEAREAAARVRARCAEEGDRLGGVEFRVRIVFVDSFDEDEESALEPDSEETGSDLELDEESWNRGKSDGGEWGHGHDPAVLGDDGGVQFSARPFDGALARAGGPSDGTLLLSGFEARADGPEPGDQHELTPRDVQRLVRLAFSGGDMEGDEGYRRAVDGGTPVSRVARAVMLDQGLRSATQQQRPASTRGMPPRMRTGW; translated from the coding sequence atggcggcggaggagctcgtGCTGCTCGAGCGAGACGACAAGACGGTGTCCCTGGCCGTGATCCCGGCGACCACAACGCCCCCGTCGGCCACCGCATCCGAGGCGGAGGTTGAGGCGGTCACTTTCCGGCTCGTCGTCGAGCAGAGCtaccgctgcggcggcggcgccgatgaGGTGGACACGATGGAGGATGCCGCGTGCCGCGTCCCCCTCGCCGACCtccgcgacgcggcggcggtcgaccgCGCGTTCGAGGAGCTGCTGGCCGGGCTCGACCACCCGACGCTGCGCCCGGAGGTCGCGCCGGAGGCCAGGGAGGCGGCCGCGCGCGTCCGGGCGAGGTGCGCGGAGGAGGGCGACCGGCTCGGCGGCGTCGAGTTCCGCGTCCGCATCGTGTTCGTTGACTCGTTCGATGAGGACGAGGAGTCCGCGCTGGAGCCGGACAGCGAGGAGACCGGCAGCGACCTGGAGCTCGACGAGGAGTCCTGGAACCGCGGCAAGTCGGACGGCGGCGAGTGGGGGCACGGGCACGACCCGGCCGTcctcggcgacgacggcggtgtCCAGTTCTCGGCGCGGCCGTTCGACGGCGCCctcgcgcgggcgggcgggccgaGCGACGGCACGCTGCTGCTGTCGggcttcgaggcgcgcgccgaCGGGCCCGAGCCGGGCGACCAGCACGAGCTCACGCCCCGGGACGTGCAGCGCCTCGTCCGCCTCGCGTTCAGCGGCGGGGACATGGAGGGCGACGAGGGGTACCGGCGGGCGGTGGACGGCGGCACGCCCGTGTCCCGTGTCGCGCGCGCCGTGATGCTGGACCAGGGGCTGCGGTCCGcgacgcagcagcagcggccagCGTCGACACGAGGGATGCCGCCTCGGATGCGCACAGGATGGTAG
- the LOC120691010 gene encoding monocopper oxidase-like protein SKU5 isoform X1 yields MPPPLLLLLLLLAASPAPARAGDPYAYYDWEVSYVSAQPLGVKQKVIGINGQFPGPPLNVTTNWNVVVNVRNALDEPLLLTWNGVQQRKTAWQDGVLGTNCAIPAGWNWTYTFQVKDQVGSFFYFPSTPLHRAAGGYGGITINNRDVIPIPFGFPDGDITLFIGDWYNRGHKELRGALDGGTLLGAPDGVLINGLGPYQYNTSLVPPGIVYERINVEPGKNYRFRVHNVGVSTSLNFRIQNHNLLLVETEGSYTSQQNYTNLDIHVGQSYSFLVTMDQNASTDYYVVASARFVDAAVVDKLTGVAILHYSNSLGPASGPLPDPPNDQYDTAFSINQARSIRWNVTASGARPNPQGSFHYGDITVTDVYLLQSRPPELIDGKLRSTLNEISYIAPSTPLVLAQLFNVPGVYKLDFPNHPMNRLPKVDTSIINGTYKGFMEIIFQNNATTVQSYHLDGYAFFVVGMDYGIWTENSRGTYNKWDGVARSTIQVFPGAWTAILVFLDNAGIWNLRVQNLDTWYLGQEVYINVVNPEDNSSTLPDNAIFCGALSSLQKEQSHRFVYSEASPIAQWRNTVSLLFLLASFTIWLQ; encoded by the exons atgccgccgccgctcctgctcctgctcctcctgctggccgcgtcgccggcgccggcgcgggcgggggaCCCCTACGCCTACTACGACTGGGAGGTGTCGTACGTCTCCGCGCAGCCGCTCGGCGTCAAGCAGAAG GTGATTGGCATCAACGGGCAGTTCCCGGGCCCGCCGCTGAACGTGACCACCAACTGGAACGTGGTGGTGAACGTCCGCAACGCGCTGGACGAGCCGCTGCTGCTCACCTGGAACGGCGTGCAGCAGCGCAAGACCGCGTGGCAGGACGGCGTGCTCGGCACCAACTGCGCCATCCCCGCGGGGTGGAACTGGACCTACACGTTCCAGGTCAAGGACCAGGTCGGCAGCTTCTTCTACTTCCCCTCCACGCCGCTgcaccgcgccgccgggggTTATGGCGGCATCACCATCAACAACCGCGACGTCATACCCATCCCCTTCGGGTTCCCCGACGGGGACATCACGCTCTTCATCGGTGACTGGTATAACCGTGGCCACAAGGAGCTCAGGGGAGCGCTCGACGGCGGCACCTTGCTGGGCGCCCCAGATGGCGTGCTCATAAACGGATTGGGACCCTACCAGTACAATACGTCTCTGGTTCCGCCAGGGATCGTCTACGAGCGGATCAATGTCGAGCCAG GGAAAAATTACAGGTTCCGGGTACACAATGTTGGTGTTTCCACAAGCCTCAACTTCAGGATCCAGAACCATAACCTGCTCCTTGTGGAGACCGAAGGCTCCTACACCTCGCAGCAGAACTACACCAACTTGGACATCCATGTTGGCCAGTCGTACTCCTTCTTGGTCACCATGGATCAGAATGCCAGCACCGATTACTACGTGGTCGCAAGTGCTCGTTTTGTTGATGCCGCTGTTGTTGATAAATTGACTGGTGTTGCTATTCTCCATTATTCCAACTCCCTGGGTCCGGCCTCCGGCCCTCTTCCAGATCCCCCGAACGATCAGTACGACACGGCATTCTCTATAAATCAAGCAAGATCCATCAG ATGGAATGTCACAGCTAGTGGTGCTCGGCCCAATCCGCAGGGTTCATTCCATTATGGTGACATTACCGTGACAGATGTGTATCTATTACAGAGTAGACCTCCTGAGCTCATTGATGGGAAGCTGCGTTCTACTCTGAACGAGATTTCTTATATTGCTCCATCGACTCCTTTGGTACTTGCACAACTATTCAATGTGCCAGGAGTCTACAAATTGGATTTTCCTAACCATCCAATGAACCGACTACCAAAAGTCGATACATCTATTATAAATGGAACCTATAAGGGCTTCATGGAGATTATATTCCAAAACAATGCCACAACTGTGCAGAGTTACCACTTGGATGGCTATGCATTCTTTGTTGTTGG GATGGACTATGGAATATGGACAGAAAACAGTCGTGGCACCTATAACAAATGGGATGGTGTTGCACGCTCTACAATCCAG GTATTCCCTGGGGCTTGGACAGCTATTCTTGTGTTTCTGGACAATGCAGGCATATGGAATTTGCGTGTGCAGAATCTTGACACTTGGTACTTGGGGCAAGAAGTGTACATCAATGTGGTTAACCCAGAGGACAACAGTAGCACTCTTCCTGATAACGCAATTTTCTGTGGTGCGCTCTCAAGCCTACAAAA AGAGCAATCTCATAGATTTGTGTACTCAGAAGCTTCGCCGATTGCCCAGTGGAGGAACACGGTTTCTCTCCTGTTTTTGTTGGCTTCCTTCACTATATGGTTGCAATGA
- the LOC120691010 gene encoding monocopper oxidase-like protein SKU5 isoform X2 — MPPPLLLLLLLLAASPAPARAGDPYAYYDWEVSYVSAQPLGVKQKVIGINGQFPGPPLNVTTNWNVVVNVRNALDEPLLLTWNGVQQRKTAWQDGVLGTNCAIPAGWNWTYTFQVKDQVGSFFYFPSTPLHRAAGGYGGITINNRDVIPIPFGFPDGDITLFIGDWYNRGHKELRGALDGGTLLGAPDGVLINGLGPYQYNTSLVPPGIVYERINVEPGKNYRFRVHNVGVSTSLNFRIQNHNLLLVETEGSYTSQQNYTNLDIHVGQSYSFLVTMDQNASTDYYVVASARFVDAAVVDKLTGVAILHYSNSLGPASGPLPDPPNDQYDTAFSINQARSIRWNVTASGARPNPQGSFHYGDITVTDVYLLQSRPPELIDGKLRSTLNEISYIAPSTPLVLAQLFNVPGVYKLDFPNHPMNRLPKVDTSIINGTYKGFMEIIFQNNATTVQSYHLDGYAFFVVGMDYGIWTENSRGTYNKWDGVARSTIQVFPGAWTAILVFLDNAGIWNLRVQNLDTWYLGQEVYINVVNPEDNSSTLPDNAIFCGALSSLQKLAGRDPLGETRLFRARYWVSRLDCLFDNSHWAGDQQVLRKRKTELGGTCSMASLILFTGLLTVLLYQAIKRRSIEMHRVKPANAPDLLSFVNDLEFHITTISAMSCAQAVAPSTFAMGTAGSLDFRVVPLPTLFTYSCANTSQGPSITFKCNGCRMPPRDHFMSWQFVDLPGQPAAAVGFQFNLTARQHGNNKHVSFVTGTLNSDGYADDGKLRTFRGKDSNVLKIQLFPQMYNNLGNLRILQPLVQDFTQGSAFSDVGSLNASLQNPRDGMVNTTIYISYLSDYIVEINNESVVGPVSVLASIGGLYAFSVAICLCLMTQCEARIKKLREEDTRMLKILSKRRARRNWDKVRKYVMYTWGPSNLDPTDKSGQQPEGSVMDSLHRSFHKRREPIS; from the exons atgccgccgccgctcctgctcctgctcctcctgctggccgcgtcgccggcgccggcgcgggcgggggaCCCCTACGCCTACTACGACTGGGAGGTGTCGTACGTCTCCGCGCAGCCGCTCGGCGTCAAGCAGAAG GTGATTGGCATCAACGGGCAGTTCCCGGGCCCGCCGCTGAACGTGACCACCAACTGGAACGTGGTGGTGAACGTCCGCAACGCGCTGGACGAGCCGCTGCTGCTCACCTGGAACGGCGTGCAGCAGCGCAAGACCGCGTGGCAGGACGGCGTGCTCGGCACCAACTGCGCCATCCCCGCGGGGTGGAACTGGACCTACACGTTCCAGGTCAAGGACCAGGTCGGCAGCTTCTTCTACTTCCCCTCCACGCCGCTgcaccgcgccgccgggggTTATGGCGGCATCACCATCAACAACCGCGACGTCATACCCATCCCCTTCGGGTTCCCCGACGGGGACATCACGCTCTTCATCGGTGACTGGTATAACCGTGGCCACAAGGAGCTCAGGGGAGCGCTCGACGGCGGCACCTTGCTGGGCGCCCCAGATGGCGTGCTCATAAACGGATTGGGACCCTACCAGTACAATACGTCTCTGGTTCCGCCAGGGATCGTCTACGAGCGGATCAATGTCGAGCCAG GGAAAAATTACAGGTTCCGGGTACACAATGTTGGTGTTTCCACAAGCCTCAACTTCAGGATCCAGAACCATAACCTGCTCCTTGTGGAGACCGAAGGCTCCTACACCTCGCAGCAGAACTACACCAACTTGGACATCCATGTTGGCCAGTCGTACTCCTTCTTGGTCACCATGGATCAGAATGCCAGCACCGATTACTACGTGGTCGCAAGTGCTCGTTTTGTTGATGCCGCTGTTGTTGATAAATTGACTGGTGTTGCTATTCTCCATTATTCCAACTCCCTGGGTCCGGCCTCCGGCCCTCTTCCAGATCCCCCGAACGATCAGTACGACACGGCATTCTCTATAAATCAAGCAAGATCCATCAG ATGGAATGTCACAGCTAGTGGTGCTCGGCCCAATCCGCAGGGTTCATTCCATTATGGTGACATTACCGTGACAGATGTGTATCTATTACAGAGTAGACCTCCTGAGCTCATTGATGGGAAGCTGCGTTCTACTCTGAACGAGATTTCTTATATTGCTCCATCGACTCCTTTGGTACTTGCACAACTATTCAATGTGCCAGGAGTCTACAAATTGGATTTTCCTAACCATCCAATGAACCGACTACCAAAAGTCGATACATCTATTATAAATGGAACCTATAAGGGCTTCATGGAGATTATATTCCAAAACAATGCCACAACTGTGCAGAGTTACCACTTGGATGGCTATGCATTCTTTGTTGTTGG GATGGACTATGGAATATGGACAGAAAACAGTCGTGGCACCTATAACAAATGGGATGGTGTTGCACGCTCTACAATCCAG GTATTCCCTGGGGCTTGGACAGCTATTCTTGTGTTTCTGGACAATGCAGGCATATGGAATTTGCGTGTGCAGAATCTTGACACTTGGTACTTGGGGCAAGAAGTGTACATCAATGTGGTTAACCCAGAGGACAACAGTAGCACTCTTCCTGATAACGCAATTTTCTGTGGTGCGCTCTCAAGCCTACAAAA GCTCGCCGGCCGGGACCCCCTCGGGGAGACGAGGCTGTTCCGGGCCCGGTACTGGGTCAGCCGCCTCGACTGCCTCTTCGACAACAGCCACTGGGCG GGGGATCAGCAAGTActaagaaaaaggaaaaccgAGCTTGGTGGCACATGCTCAATGGCTAGCTTGATCCTCTTCACCGGATTATTAACTGT GCTCCTGTATCAAGCCATCAAAAGGCGCAGCATTGAGATGCATCGAGTCAAGCCAGCCAACGCTCCAGACCTGCTGTCTTTCGTGAACGATCTTGAGTTCCACATCACCACCATCTCCGCCATGTCCTGCGCTCAAGCAGTTGCACCTTCGACATTTGCTATGGGGACAGCGGGGTCCTTGGATTTCAGGGTGGTTCCGCTGCCAACGTTGTTCACCTACAGCTGCGCAAACACGAGCCAGGGGCCGTCCATTACGTTCAAGTGCAACGGCTGCCGGATGCCTCCGAGAGACCATTTCATGTCCTGGCAGTTCGTTGACCTGCCAGGGCAACCAGCTGCGGCAGTCGGCTTCCAGTTCAACCTGACTGCAAGGCAGCACGGCAATAACAAGCATGTGAGCTTTGTGACTGGCACGTTGAACTCTGATGGCTATGCCGATGATGGCAAGCTGAGGACTTTCAGGGGGAAGGACTCCAATGTTCTGAAAATTCAGTTGTTCCCTCAGATGTACAACAATCTTGGTAACCTAAGGATCTTGCAACCACTGGTTCAGGACTTCACCCAAGGGTCTGCATTTTCGGATGTTGGCAGCTTGAATGCGTCCCTGCAGAACCCCAGGGATGGAATGGTGAATACTACGATCTACATAAGTTATCTCTCAGATTACATTGTGGAGATCAACAATGAGAGTGTAGTAGGCCCAG TTAGTGTACTTGCGAGTATTGGCGGCCTTTATGCCTTCAGTGTGGCAATTTGTCTCTGCCTCATGACCCAA TGTGAAGCTAGGATAAAGAAGCTTCGTGAAGAGGATACCAGAATGCTGAAAATTTTGAGCAAACGACGTGCTCGACGGAATTGGGATAAG GTGCGGAAGTATGTCATGTATACCTGGGGTCCAAGCAACCTAGATCCCACTGATAAAAGTGGCCAGCAGCCTGAAGGTTCAGTGATGGATTCTCTACATAGATCCTTCCACAAGAGAAGAGAACCAATTAGCTGA